In Bos taurus isolate L1 Dominette 01449 registration number 42190680 breed Hereford chromosome 9, ARS-UCD2.0, whole genome shotgun sequence, a single genomic region encodes these proteins:
- the GPR6 gene encoding G-protein coupled receptor 6: MNASVSSLNGSQVVAVAAEGAAAAATAAGARDTGEWGHPAAAAAAALGGGGAANASLELSSQLPAGPPGLLLSAVNPWDVLLCMSGTVIAGENALVVALIASTPALRTPMFVLVGSLATADLLAGCGLILHFVFQYVVPSETVSLLTVGFLVTSFAASVSSLLAITVDRYLSLYNALTYYSRRTLMGVHLLLAATWTVSLGLGLLPVLGWNCLAERAACSVVRPLTRSHVALLSATFFAVFGIMLHLYVRICQVVWRHAHQIALQQHCLAPPHLAATKKGVGTLAVVLGTFGASWLPFAIYCVVGSHEDPDVYTYATLLPATYNSMINPIIYAFRNQEIQRALWLLFCGCFQSKVPFRSRSPSEV; the protein is encoded by the coding sequence ATGAACGCGAGCGTATCTTCGCTCAACGGCTCCCAGGTGGTGGCAGTGGCGGCCGAGGGTGCGGCGGCAGCAGCCACCGCAGCAGGAGCGCGGGACACCGGTGAATGGGGGCACCCGGCAGCCGCAGCGGCGGCGGCGCTGGGGGGCGGCGGCGCAGCTAATGCGTCGCTGGAGTTGTCTTCGCAGCTGCCAGCGGGGCCGCCGGGGCTGCTGCTCTCGGCAGTGAATCCATGGGACGTACTGCTCTGCATGTCTGGGACGGTGATCGCAGGCGAAAATGCCCTGGTAGTGGCGCTCATCGCGTCTACCCCTGCTCTGCGCACGCCCATGTTCGTGCTGGTGGGCAGCCTGGCCACCGCCGACCTGCTGGCGGGCTGCGGTCTCATTCTGCACTTCGTATTCCAATACGTGGTGCCCTCAGAGACCGTGAGCCTGCTCACTGTGGGCTTCCTTGTGACCTCCTTCGCTGCCTCAGTCAGCAGCCTGCTGGCCATCACGGTGGACCGCTACCTGTCCCTCTATAACGCACTCACCTATTACTCGCGACGGACCCTGATGGGCGTGCACCTCCTTCTTGCTGCCACCTGGACCGTGTCCTTAGGCCTCGGGCTGCTGCCGGTGCTTGGCTGGAATTGCCTGGCGGAGCGCGCCGCCTGCAGCGTGGTGCGCCCGCTGACGCGCAGCCATGTGGCGCTGCTCTCTGCCACCTTTTTTGCGGTCTTCGGCATCATGCTGCACCTGTACGTGCGCATCTGCCAGGTGGTCTGGCGGCACGCACACCAGATCGCGCTGCAGCAGCACTGCCTGGCGCCACCCCACCTTGCTGCCACCAAAAAAGGTGTGGGAACGCTGGCAGTGGTGCTGGGCACTTTCGGTGCCAGCTGGCTGCCCTTTGCCATCTACTGCGTGGTAGGTAGCCACGAGGACCCAGATGTCTACACCTACGCCACCCTGCTGCCCGCAACCTACAACTCTATGATCAATCCTATCATCTATGCCTTCCGCAACCAGGAGATCCAACGGGCCCTGTGGCTCCTGTTTTGTGGCTGTTTCCAGTCCAAAGTGCCCTTCCGCTCCAGGTCCCCCAGTGAGGTCTGA